From the Sphingobacteruim zhuxiongii genome, the window TTCCTATATTCAACTCAACTAAATAGAGTTAGCAAAGGAATTGCTAGTTCGTTAAACCTTATTTCATCTACATCCTTAATCGAATGAGTGCTTTTCAAATTAAAGAAAATCCAGAAGTTTATGATGCTATCGTGGTGGGCTCGGGAGCCGGAGGAGGCATGGCAGGATATATTTTGGCAAACGCAGGACTTAAAGTCTTGATGTTAGAGGCAGGTCCCTTTTTTGATCCTGGAAAAGATGCTTTACAAATGCGTTGGCCATGGGAATCTCCGCGACGCGGCGCTTCAACCACCCGTCCATTTGGCGACTTTGACGCTGCTTACGGCGGCTGGCAACTTGAAGGGGAACCTTACAGCAAAGTTGATGGAACTGAATTTGAATGGTTTCGTGCGCGAATGCTTGGCGGAAGAACCAATCACTGGGGGCGCATTTCATTACGTATGGGACCAGATGATTTTAAACCTACTGACGGGATTACCGATCCATGGCCGATTAGCTATGAAGAAGTGAAACCTTTCTATGACCGTGTCGATCGTATGATAGGCATTTACGGTACCGTAGAAGGAATTCGTAATGAACCGGATGGTATCTTTATGAAACCACCGAAGCCTCGACTTCACGAGCTTTATATTGCTAAATCAGCGCGAAAAGCAGGCGTTCCTGTTATTGCGGGTCGCGGAGCGGTATTAACGGAGGCTTCTCCAGAAATAAAAGGCCGAGGCACCTGTTTTTATTGTGGACAATGCGGTCGTTCCTGTAAAGTATATGGAGATTTCTCATCTTCCTCTTGCCTCGTTATTCCAGCAATGAAAACTGGGAATCTAAAAGTTATTGATAATGCAATGGTTCGCGAGGTTCTTACCAATGACGAAGGTATTGCAACAGGCGTATCTTATGTAAATACAAAAGATCTTCAAGAATACACGGCAAAAGGCAAAACGGTAATCTTAGGTGCCAGTGCCTGTGAATCAGCACGCCTGATGTTGAATTCAAAATCTGCTTCCCATCCTTCAGGCGTAGGAAACAGTAGTGGTTTGGTTGGAAGATATCTACATGACTCTACCGGCGCTAGTTTGTCGGGATTTATACCAAGCTTGATGGACCGAAAACGATACAACGAAGACGGTACAGGAAGCGTGCATATCTATTCACCTTGGTGGGGTGATCACAGCAAACTCAATTTCCCTAGAGGCTATCATATCGAATATTGGGGAGGTATGGGCATGCCTGCTTATGGCTCCTTCAATGGTATCCCAAGCCTTAATGGTAAAGTTCCGGGACCAGATGGACAAGCGAAGGCTGCTGGAGGTTACGGAGCTTCGCTAAAACAAGATGTTCGCCGTTTCTATGGCGCCTCGGTTGGCATGGCCGGTCGGGGAACAGCTTTAGCTCGCAAAGATAATTACTGCGAAATTGATCCATTAAAAGTGGATAAGTTTGGCATCCCTGTTCTTCGCTTCAACTACAAATGGGCTGACGAGGAAATCGCACAGGCTAAACACATGCAAGAAACTTTTCAATCTATCATGCATGAAATGGGTGCAATTATCACCTCTACCATCCAAGGCCCAGAAACACTTTATGGCCTAGAAGCTCCCGGGATGATTATACATGAAGGTGGCACAACACGAATGGGAGATGATGCTAAGAAATCAGTATTAAACCGCTGGGGACAAGCACATGATTGTAAAAACCTTTACGTTGTTGATGCGGGACCATTTGTACAGCAGGGTGATAAGAATCTAACTTGGACAATTCTTGCCCTTTCCATGCGTACAGCAGAGTATATTTTAGAAGAAAAGAAAAAACTAAACAGCTAAATTAGCGATGAACAGAAGAGATTCACTAAAAGCCCTAGGGCTTATTGCTGCCGGTTCTAGCGTAATTGCCGGCGCCTGTAAAGATGATAAAACAATAGTCAAGAAAGATGCTTCCGCGAGCGGCGACAAGTTACCAGGGGTTCAAGACTTTGAACACGAACGGACACAAGAACTTCTCAGCGAAACTTTCTTTACAGAACATGAAATAGCGACCATAACCGTCCTTGCAGATATCATTATCCCGAAAGATGAAGTTTCTGGGAGTGCATCAGAAGCGGGTGTTCCAGCTTTTATAGAGTTTATGGTTAAGGATATTCCAAGCAACCAAGTTCCCATGCGTGGCGGGCTTCGTTGGCTTGATTTGCAATCGCAAAAAAGATTCAAAAACCCATTTATTAAATGCAAAAGTGAAGAACAACTAGCATTAGTCGATGAAATCGCCTATCCCGAAAAAGCGAAGCCTGAGATGATGCAAGGAGTGGCATTCTTCTCGCTGATGAGGAACTTCACGACCTCAGGTTTTTTTACTACCGAAATGGGAATAAAAGACTTAGGTTATGTGGGTAATCGTCCAGGAGTATGGGCTGGTGTTCCTGCAGATGTACTCAAAGCGCATGGCTTTGAACACAACGACTTGAAGACTTAATAAAGAGATTTGTTAAATCTTCTTCTTGATGGGGATTTGCGAGATTTGTGCAAGACCCGATCTTTTAATGGACACCTTGATTCAGGAGAGCAATTGACGTGCAAGCTTACCTATTGGGAAGGGATCCAAAATTGGAAAAAACCTTTAATCCTTGGTTGCATCAACATAACGATAAATGTTTCAATTCGATCAGTCTGTTGGCTGATGTTAAGTTGCTATAGGACTTGGAAAAATATATCTATGCATAAACTATTTTATCGTCCATTTAGGGAAACCTCCACGAACCACTATTTAATTTGTTAGCTTTGCTGTGCGAGCTGAATTTCTCGTTCGAGTCGTATCAAAAATTTCAGACATCATCAAGTTGCGAACGCTGGACAGGCTATCAAGCTAAAGTGAAATTGTGCGGCATTTGAAGCGTGCCTCTATACAAAAAAGTCAACTTATCACTCGGTTCTTTCTCCCCTATGGAGCCTAAGCAATCAAAATTTCAAACAAATTTATCTTTTATTTTTTTGGAAATCCAAAGGTGGTTTTCTAAATTCGAACTCACAAACACTGTATTTAGCAGCCTTTGTCTCACAATTTGAAACTATCATAGTGTATGAAAATATATTTTAGTTCTAAATTCTGTTATGAAAACTATTATCTACAAAACAAAAAACAACCTTAACCGATTATTAATTTGTGCATTTTTTTCCTTAACAATTATTGCGAATACGCGAGCAGTTTGGGCCCAGCACAGTTCATTGAGTGCCAATCTTATAAATTTAGAGGCAACCAGTACGGAAGTTTTCCGATATCAGTTGGAATTACGCCACCAAGGGGAGGGACCGCGCGACTACGATCTTAGTGCTGAACTACCGAGCGGCTGGCAGGCTAACTTTACAGCGCTGGGAAGCGCCGTCCGTGCAGTACAGGTAAAAGCTAATGAGCCCTACGCTATTACTTTAGAAATTCATCCATCTCCGCATACCAAAGCGGGAAAATTCCCGATTGCAGTATATGCGAAAGCTGCTAATGATAGCCTACAAGTAGCACTTCAGGCGGTTATAAAAGGGACATATAGGTTAAGTATCCGCACACCTGAAGAACGCTTGAATGAAACGATTGTCGCCGGGGGATCTAAAGTGCTTAAGTTGCTGGTCAAAAATGAGGGC encodes:
- a CDS encoding gluconate 2-dehydrogenase subunit 3 family protein, producing the protein MNRRDSLKALGLIAAGSSVIAGACKDDKTIVKKDASASGDKLPGVQDFEHERTQELLSETFFTEHEIATITVLADIIIPKDEVSGSASEAGVPAFIEFMVKDIPSNQVPMRGGLRWLDLQSQKRFKNPFIKCKSEEQLALVDEIAYPEKAKPEMMQGVAFFSLMRNFTTSGFFTTEMGIKDLGYVGNRPGVWAGVPADVLKAHGFEHNDLKT
- a CDS encoding GMC family oxidoreductase, with product MSAFQIKENPEVYDAIVVGSGAGGGMAGYILANAGLKVLMLEAGPFFDPGKDALQMRWPWESPRRGASTTRPFGDFDAAYGGWQLEGEPYSKVDGTEFEWFRARMLGGRTNHWGRISLRMGPDDFKPTDGITDPWPISYEEVKPFYDRVDRMIGIYGTVEGIRNEPDGIFMKPPKPRLHELYIAKSARKAGVPVIAGRGAVLTEASPEIKGRGTCFYCGQCGRSCKVYGDFSSSSCLVIPAMKTGNLKVIDNAMVREVLTNDEGIATGVSYVNTKDLQEYTAKGKTVILGASACESARLMLNSKSASHPSGVGNSSGLVGRYLHDSTGASLSGFIPSLMDRKRYNEDGTGSVHIYSPWWGDHSKLNFPRGYHIEYWGGMGMPAYGSFNGIPSLNGKVPGPDGQAKAAGGYGASLKQDVRRFYGASVGMAGRGTALARKDNYCEIDPLKVDKFGIPVLRFNYKWADEEIAQAKHMQETFQSIMHEMGAIITSTIQGPETLYGLEAPGMIIHEGGTTRMGDDAKKSVLNRWGQAHDCKNLYVVDAGPFVQQGDKNLTWTILALSMRTAEYILEEKKKLNS
- a CDS encoding COG1470 family protein gives rise to the protein MKTIIYKTKNNLNRLLICAFFSLTIIANTRAVWAQHSSLSANLINLEATSTEVFRYQLELRHQGEGPRDYDLSAELPSGWQANFTALGSAVRAVQVKANEPYAITLEIHPSPHTKAGKFPIAVYAKAANDSLQVALQAVIKGTYRLSIRTPEERLNETIVAGGSKVLKLLVKNEGSLDLKDLAISSTLPTNWETQINPAKLEYLRSGDSHEFTVNLKAPEKSIAGDYMTTYDVKSSQLSEKADIRITVKASLLSGWLGILAIFVALSLVFYLFRTYGRR